TGACCAAGGCGGCACAGAAGGCCTCGAAGGAGATTGCCGTCCAAGGTATGCAGGTGAAGTATCCGCAGGGCTCTGAAAAACAGTTGATCTATTCGTTGACTCACCGCTCCGTGCCGGGAGGAGGACTTCCCTTCGACGTGGGTGTCATAGTGCAGAATATTTCTACCACGCTCGCGGTGTTTGAGGCTGCGAGCATGCAAAAGCCGCTTTATGAAAAAGTGGTCACTTTTTCAGGCCGCGCACTCAATCGTCAGGCGAACCTGAAGGTAAAAGTCGGAACCGTTTTGTCCGATGTCGTGGATTATCTCGGAGGCACACAAGATCTCCTGAAAATCGTTTCGGGCGGCCCGATGATGGGATTCGCCATATCCAGCATGGAAGTGCCTGTCACCAAGACTACGTCGGGAGTGCTCTTCCTGAACAGTAAAGAAACCAGCATCGATCCTCACGGGCCCTGTATTCACTGCGGCTGGTGCATGCAAGCCTGTCCGATGGGCCTGTCTCCGAAAGAAGTCGGTATATATGTCGAGGCCGGAAAAGGCCACTTGACTGAGAAATTTGGTGTATTTGATTGCTTCGAATGCGGGTGCTGTGCCTACGTGTGTCCGGCGAAACGCCCGCTTGTCCAGTTCGCCAGGCTGGCCAAAATAGCCATCAAGAAACATGGATAAACAATTCCAATT
The sequence above is a segment of the Desulfomonile tiedjei DSM 6799 genome. Coding sequences within it:
- the rsxC gene encoding electron transport complex subunit RsxC, which translates into the protein MAGNTFPKGGIHPEEHKELTEHLSIEEMPAPAQVVLPLSMHFGAPAKPVVKKKQEVAEGEVIATVEKALGATIHSSVTGTVRAIESRPHPTMVRCDAVIIDRDPSAAPRRYEPEDWEKLTREQLLARVKDAGIVGLGGAGFPTHVKLSPPPTAKVDTLVLNGAECEPYLTTDHRLMLEHPEKVVEGTKVLLKILGIKKAVIGIELNKADAINVMTKAAQKASKEIAVQGMQVKYPQGSEKQLIYSLTHRSVPGGGLPFDVGVIVQNISTTLAVFEAASMQKPLYEKVVTFSGRALNRQANLKVKVGTVLSDVVDYLGGTQDLLKIVSGGPMMGFAISSMEVPVTKTTSGVLFLNSKETSIDPHGPCIHCGWCMQACPMGLSPKEVGIYVEAGKGHLTEKFGVFDCFECGCCAYVCPAKRPLVQFARLAKIAIKKHG